A window from Theobroma cacao cultivar B97-61/B2 chromosome 3, Criollo_cocoa_genome_V2, whole genome shotgun sequence encodes these proteins:
- the LOC18605286 gene encoding oleosin 1 — translation MAEHLQLQQQYHHPYSQPRSHQMVKAATAATAGGSLLILSGLILAGTVIALTIATPLFVIFSPVLVPALIAAALLVTGFMASGGFGVAAITVLSWIYRYVTVGHPPGADQLDQARMRLARKAREMNERPEQLTSAAAS, via the exons ATGGCTGAGCACCTCCAGCTGCAGCAGCAATACCATCACCCGTACTCTCAACCAAGGTCCCACCAGATGGTGAAGGCGGCTACTGCTGCCACTGCTGGAGGATCCCTTCTAATCCTCTCCGGTTTGATCCTTGCTGGTACAGTTATTGCACTCACCATTGCTACTCCACTCTTTGTCATATTCAGTCCGGTTCTTGTCCCCGCTCTGATTGCCGCAGCTCTCCTGGTGACAGGTTTCATGGCTTCTGGCGGTTTCGGTGTCGCAGCTATTACTGTGCTGTCATGGATTTATAG GTATGTTACCGTGGGGCACCCACCAGGAGCGGATCAGTTGGACCAGGCGCGTATGAGGCTGGCTAGAAAGGCTCGGGAGATGAACGAAAGGCCTGAGCAGCTCACCAGTGCAGCGGCTTCTTAG
- the LOC18605284 gene encoding receptor-like protein 12 encodes MIMDSSKKVGTIGFSELLSLVVLVISCFCDAISEAACLESERQALLRFTQDLTDNSSRLASWSNGGDCCDWTGVVCDNLTGHVLELHLGNIHDPNDDVLVPGKAFERSRLSGKINTSLLDLKHLQYLDLSGNNFGGQIPGFLGSLQNLRYLNLSTAGFEGLIPPQLGNLTNLQYLDLHDLLSVFLYAENLQWLTSLAQLQHLDLSGISLSKASDWLQVTNALPSLIVLRLSYCQLDPVPPLKNVNFSSLGTLDLSYNEFSNSFIYSWIFELNSLVSLDLSLNSFQGHFPDGLRNMSSLRYLSLASNQFNSSIPNWMYGFNHLQDLDLGSNNLQGRISEDVGNLTSAISLDFGYSNLEGAALRSLGSLCSLRSLVLSGIKLSQDVSEVLESLSGCLSDGLESLFLAKCELSGHLTNQLGRFKNLHDLYMARNSISGPMPDSLRLLTSLRAVDLSENQLNGTFPEWLGQLRELEVLWIGQNSLHGVVSEVHFSNVTRLRLLQASGNRLSLKASPGWIPPFQLGVIALSSWNLGPSFPRWLRFQKDFVFLDISVAGIVDTLPDWFWNLSSQFFYMNLSHNQIQGRVPGILSTIPPLGYPSSIDLNSNFFEGSLPCLPSNVGTLDLSNNSFSGPISPFLCCNMEEPKNLGNLRLADNHLSGPIPDCWMNSPNLISIDFKNNNLSGSLPRSMGSLSLLQSLHLRKNNISGVLPLSLQNCSSLLALDLSENKFEGSIPSWIGEKLSKIMIVGLRANNFQGDIPHTLCALSYLTILDLAHNNLSGNIPKCFTNFSAMASKRNSSDPISYAFGHFKNSIETTLVVIKGILLEYSSTLRLVTSMDLSDNNLSGEIPVEITGLLGLRSLNLSTNLLTGRIPETIGKMGTLESVDFSFNQLSGAIPSSISNLTFLSYLNVAYNKLTGKIPLSTQLQSFDASNFAGNDLCGPPLTDNCSINAVIPGTENREKTGDGFEVDWFWFSASMALGFIIAFWSVAGPLLFKRSWRSAYFRMLDNMGEKIQGVFANNCLTQRS; translated from the coding sequence ATGATCATGGACAGTTCTAAGAAAGTTGGAACTATTGGTTTCTCAGAGTTGCTCAGTCTCGTTGTTCTCGTTATTTCTTGCTTTTGCGATGCAATCTCGGAAGCTGCTTGCCTTGAAAGTGAGAGACAAGCTCTTCTGAGGTTCACACAAGACCTGACGGATAATTCATCCCGGCTTGCCTCTTGGAGCAATGGGGGGGATTGTTGTGACTGGACGGGAGTGGTATGTGACAACTTAACTGGTCACGTCCTTGAGCTTCATCTCGGAAATATCCATGATCCTAATGATGATGTTCTCGTTCCAGGCAAGGCTTTCGAGCGTTCAAGATTGAGTGGTAAGATAAATACCTCTTTGCTCGACTTGAAGCATTTGCAGTACTTGGACCTGAGTGGCAACAATTTTGGAGGACAAATTCCTGGATTCCTTGGCTCCTTGCAGAATCTAAGATATCTCAACCTCTCTACAGCTGGATTTGAGGGACTGATCCCTCCTCAACTTGGAAACCTCACAAATCTGCAGTATCTTGATCTCCATGATCTTTTATCTGTATTTCTGTATGCAGAGAATCTTCAATGGCTTACCAGTCTTGCGCAGCTGCAACACCTTGATTTGAGTGGCATAAGTCTCAGCAAAGCCTCTGACTGGTTACAGGTGACAAATGCGCTCCCTTCCTTGATTGTCTTACGCCTATCATATTGCCAACTTGATCCCGTTCCTCCActaaaaaatgttaatttttcaTCTCTGGGCACTCTTGATCTTTCCTACAATGAATTTAGCAACTCCTTCATTTATAGCTGGATTTTTGAACTTAATTCCTTGGTTTCACTTGATCTCAGTCTTAATAGTTTTCAAGGTCATTTCCCAGATGGTCTAAGAAACATGAGCTCTCTTAGATATCTCAGCTTAGCAAGTAACCAGTTCAATTCATCAATACCCAATTGGATGTACGGTTTCAACCATCTTCAGGACCTCGATCTTGGATCCAATAACTTGCAAGGCAGAATCTCAGAGGATGTTGGAAACTTGACTTCGGCCATAAGCCTCGACTTTGGATACAGTAATCTTGAAGGAGCAGCGTTAAGATCCTTGGGAAGCCTTTGCAGCTTGAGAAGTCTCGTTCTGTCTGGTATCAAATTGAGTCAAGACGTATCAGAAGTCTTAGAATCTCTGTCAGGATGCCTCTCCGATGGACTTGAGTCCTTGTTTCTGGCTAAATGTGAACTTTCCGGTCATCTTACCAATCAACTTGGTCGATTCAAAAATCTACATGACCTTTACATGGCAAGAAATTCTATTTCTGGTCCGATGCCAGACTCATTAAGATTACTTACATCCTTGAGAGCAGTGGATCTATCTGAAAATCAATTGAACGGGACTTTTCCTGAATGGCTTGGACAGCTTAGAGAATTGGAAGTTTTATGGATTGGTCAAAATTCGTTACACGGTGTCGTTTCTGAGGTTCACTTTTCTAATGTCACCAGATTGAGGTTACTTCAGGCTTCCGGAAATCGATTGAGTTTGAAAGCAAGTCCTGGTTGGATTCCCCCTTTCCAACTTGGGGTTATAGCTTTGTCATCGTGGAATTTAGGGCCAAGCTTTCCCCGCTGGCTTCGCTTCCAAAAGGATTTTGTGTTTCTGGACATATCTGTTGCAGGGATTGTTGATACTCTTCCCGACTGGTTTTGGAATTTGTCTTCTCAGTTCTTTTATATGAATCTTTCTCACAATCAAATCCAAGGGAGAGTTCCAGGGATACTCAGCACAATTCCTCCTCTTGGTTATCCTTCATCTATTGATCTGAATTCTAATTTCTTTGAGGGTTCCTTACCCTGTTTGCCCTCGAATGTAGGCACCCTAGATCTTTCAAACAATTCTTTTTCAGGGCCCATTTCTCCCTTCTTGTGTTGCAACATGGAGGAACCAAAGAACTTGGGAAATCTTCGTTTGGCGGACAATCATTTATCAGGACCAATTCCCGACTGTTGGATGAATTCGCCAAACTTGATTTCCATAGactttaaaaacaataatCTAAGTGGTAGCCTCCCAAGGTCCATGGGTTCTTTAAGCCTTCTTCAGTCTTTGCACCTACGCAAGAACAACATTTCTGGAGTTTTGCCACTGTCGCTGCAAAATTGTTCGTCGTTGTTGGCTCTTGACCTcagtgaaaataaatttgaggGGAGCATACCCAGTTGGATTGGCGAAAAGCTGTCAAAGATCATGATTGTTGGCCTTCGTGCAAATAATTTTCAAGGTGACATTCCTCATACGCTCTGTGCTCTTAGTTATCTTACAATTTTAGACCTGGCACATAACAATCTATCTGGAAACATACCAAAATGTTTCACTAATTTCAGTGCCATGGCCAGTAAACGGAACTCAAGTGACCCCATTTCTTATGCTTTTGGTCATTTTAAAAACTCCATAGAGACAACTTTAGTGGTGATCAAGGGAATATTGCTTGAATATAGTAGCACCCTTCGACTTGTCACAAGCATGGACCTTTCAGACAACAATTTATCTGGTGAAATTCCTGTGGAAATTACTGGTCTTTTGGGTTTGAGGTCTCTTAACCTGTCTACAAATCTTTTGACCGGACGGATTCCCGAGACAATTGGCAAAATGGGGACATTGGAATCCGTTGACTTTTCTTTCAACCAACTGTCGGGTGCAATTCCTTCAAGCATATCAAATTTGACTTTCCTGAGTTATTTGAACGTGGCTTACAACAAATTGACTGGTAAAATCCCATTGAGCACTCAACTCCAAAGTTTTGATGCATCAAATTTTGCTGGAAACGATCTTTGTGGACCTCCACTCACAGATAACTGCAGCATAAATGCTGTTATACCTGGTACTGAAAACAGAGAGAAAACAGGAGATGGGTTTGAAGTGGATTGGTTTTGGTTCTCTGCCAGTATGGCACTGGGATTTATTATTGCATTTTGGAGTGTTGCCGGTCCTTTGCTGTTTAAGAGATCATGGAGATCCGCCTACTTCCGCATGCTGGATAACATGGGTGAGAAGATTCAGGGTGTTTTCGCCAATAATTGCTTGACTCAGAGAAGCTAA
- the LOC18605285 gene encoding LRR receptor-like serine/threonine-protein kinase GSO2: protein MIMVGSLRVVASVFFVLLILASTVQNFCAANTNVTCHEIERQALLEFKQDLSDPSGRLASWGNNLNCCDWTGVVCDNSNGHVLELRLRNPLDPYKGFYIPSEAYAKVWFGGKVNPSLLDLKHLRYLDLSGSNFGGIIPKFLSSMQSLRYLNLSAAGFGGLIPPQLGNLTNLRFLDLHDLSSLLYVENLQWLSNLVKLQHLDLSRVDLSRASDWFQVTNALPSLVELHLSGCQLDHLPPQTNFNFSSLFILDLSSNSFSNPLIPSWIFRLKSLVSLDLSHNNFEGPLPDGLRNFSSLRYLNLYWNKFNSSIPTWLYGFRSLEFLNLGSNNLHGPISNDFGNLTSVATLYLSDNELEGVVPRSMGSLCSLKKIDLSGLKLSHDLSEVLEALSSGCLSDRLESLYLDRCELSGHLTDQLLEFKNLADLSLSRNSISGPIPVSLGFLASLRTLDLSRNRVNGTFPESIGQLWKMEKLWLSRNLLEGAVTEIHFANLTRLRLFHASGNPLVLKVSPQWVPPFHLGLMGFSSWYLGPKFPSWLRYQKDFVYLDISVTGIIDTIPNWFWNLSTMFFSLNLSHNQIYGKVPEFIASSPLLGVPVYIDLNSNYFDGPLPCLSSKVNTLDLSNNSFSGPVSPLLCCKMDEPKWLEILHMADNHLSGKIPDCWMNWPNLVSIDLKNNNLSGNIPSSIGSLSLLQSLHLGKNNLSGVLPSSLQNCTKLLAIDLGENNFVGNIPAWMGERLSDIIIVSLRSNSFEGQIPDKLCALSYLAILDLAHNNLSGSIPKCFKNFSAMAATQNSSDPISYAFGHFGTSLETMLLMIKGILLEYGSILQLVTTIDLSDNNLSGEIPAEIANLLGLRFMNLSNNHLTGMIPKDIGNMRLLESIDLSWNQISGEIPPGMSALTFLSYLNLSHNNLTGKIPSSTQLQSFNISSYEGNNLCGPPLLDICSPDATTPADKTRGRKADGFEVEWFWFYVSMPLGFVVGFWIVMGPLLFNKSWRFAYFRMLDRMEHKIRAVATNGR, encoded by the coding sequence ATGATCATGGTTGGTTCCTTGAGAGTTGTCGCATCCGTTTTCTTCGTTCTGCTCATCCTTGCATCTACTGTTCAAAACTTTTGCGCTGCAAACACGAATGTGACCTGCCACGAGATCGAGAGACAAGCTCTTCTGGAATTCAAGCAAGACCTTTCAGATCCTTCAGGTCGACTTGCATCTTGGGGCAATAATTTGAACTGTTGCGATTGGACTGGAGTTGTATGTGATAACTCAAATGGCCATGTGCTTGAGCTTCGCCTGAGAAATCCTTTAGATCCTTATAAAGGATTTTACATTCCAAGTGAGGCCTATGCAAAGGTATGGTTTGGTGGCAAGGTTAATCCTTCTTTGCTGGATTTAAAGCATTTGAGGTACTTGGACCTCAGTGGCAGTAATTTTGGAGGAATAATTCCCAAGTTCCTCAGTTCCATGCAGTCACTAAGATATCTCAATCTCTCTGCTGCTGGATTTGGGGGACTGATTCCACCTCAACTTGGAAATCTCACCAATCTCCGCTTTCTTGATCTCCATGATTTGTCATCTCTTCTCTATGTTGAAAATCTTCAATGGCTTTCCAATCTTGTGAAGCTGCAACACCTCGATCTGAGCCGTGTAGATCTCAGCAGAGCCTCAGATTGGTTTCAGGTGACAAATGCACTCCCTTCTTTGGTAGAACTTCACTTATCAGGTTGTCAACTTGATCATCTTCCTCCACaaactaattttaatttctcatcTCTCTTCATACTTGATCTTTCTTCCAATTCATTTAGCAACCCTTTGATTCCTTCTTGGATTTTTAGGCTTAAGTCTCTGGTATCCCTTGATCTCAGTCATAATAATTTTGAAGGCCCACTGCCCGATGGTCTCCGAAACTTCAGCTCTCTTAGATATCTCAATCTATATTGGAACAAATTCAATTCTTCAATACCCACTTGGTTGTATGGTTTCAGGAGTCTCGAATTCCTAAACCTTGGCTCCAATAATTTGCATGGTCCCATCTCTAATGACTTTGGAAACTTGACCTCTGTCGCTACACTTTACCTGTCAGACAATGAACTTGAAGGAGTCGTACCACGATCCATGGGAAGTCTTTGCAGTTTGAAGAAGATCGATCTCTCAGGTCTCAAATTGAGTCATGACTTATCAGAAGTCTTAGAAGCTTTATCATCAGGATGCCTTTCAGATAGACTAGAGTCTCTATATTTAGATAGATGTGAACTTTCTGGCCATTTGACTGATCAACTACTAGAATTCAAAAATTTGGCAGACCTGTCTCTGTCCAGGAATTCAATTTCTGGTCCAATACCAGTATCACTAGGATTTCTTGCATCATTAAGGACATTGGACCTGTCTCGAAATCGAGTGAATGGAACTTTTCCTGAATCAATAGGACAGCtttggaaaatggaaaaattatGGTTGAGTCGCAATCTGTTAGAGGGTGCGGTTACTGAAATTCACTTCGCTAATCTCACCAGATTGCGCTTATTTCACGCGTCTGGAAACCCTTTAGTTTTGAAGGTAAGTCCTCAATGGGTTCCCCCTTTCCATCTTGGGCTTATGGGTTTCTCGTCATGGTATTTAGGTCCAAAATTTCCTTCCTGGCTTAGATACCAAAAGGACTTTGTTTATTTGGACATCTCTGTTACAGGAATTATAGACACCATTCCCAACTGGTTTTGGAATTTGTCTACcatgtttttttctttgaatctCTCTCACAACCAAATCTATGGGAAAGTTCCTGAATTCATTGCCTCTTCTCCTCTTCTTGGTGTTCCTGTATATATTGATCTTAATTCTAATTACTTTGATGGTCCATTACCCTGTTTGTCCTCCAAGGTAAATACACTTGATCTTTCGAACAACTCATTTTCAGGACCTGTTTCTCCCTTGTTGTGTTGCAAAATGGACGAACCAAAGTGGTTGGAAATTCTTCACATGGCGGACAACCATCTATCAGGAAAAATTCCTGATTGCTGGATGAATTGGCCAAACTTGGTTTCGATAgatttaaaaaacaataatcTATCTGGTAATATTCCAAGCTCCATAGGGTCATTGAGCCTTCTTCAGTCATTGCACCTTGGCAAGAATAACCTTTCCGGAGTTTTGCCCTCATCCCTGCAAAATTGCACTAAGTTGTTGGCTATTGACCTTggtgaaaataattttgtggGAAATATTCCTGCTTGGATGGGTGAGCGGCTCTCCGATATCATTATTGTCAGCCTCCGTTCAAATAGTTTTGAAGGTCAGATTCCTGATAAATTGTGTGCTCTGAGTTACTTGGCAATCCTGGACCTCGCACACAACAATCTCTCAGGAAGCATACCGAAATGTTTCAAGAACTTCAGCGCCATGGCTGCAACACAGAATTCAAGTGACCCTATTTCTTATGCTTTTGGTCACTTTGGCACCTCCTTGGAGACCATGCTATTGATGATCAAAGGGATATTGCTTGAATATGGCAGCATTCTCCAACTGGTAACAACCATAGACCTTTCAGACAACAACTTATCTGGTGAGATCCCAGCAGAAATAGCAAATCTTTTGGGCTTGCGGTTCATGAACTTGTCCAACAACCATTTGACAGGAATGATTCCCAAGGATATAGGCAATATGAGGTTACTAGAATCTATTGACTTATCATGGAACCAAATTAGCGGTGAAATCCCTCCAGGCATGTCAGCTTTAACATTCTTGAGTTACTTGAACTTGTCACACAACAACCTGACTGGAAAAATCCCATCAAGCACTCAACTCCAGAGCTTCAACATCTCCAGCTATGAGGGAAATAATCTCTGCGGGCCTCCACTGTTGGATATTTGCAGCCCAGATGCCACAACACCTGCTGACAAAACTAGAGGGAGAAAAGCTGATGGATTTGAAGTGGAATGGTTTTGGTTTTATGTAAGTATGCCTCTCGGTTTTGTTGTGGGCTTCTGGATTGTCATGGGTCCTTTGCTGTTCAATAAGTCATGGCGATTTGCTTATTTTCGCATGCTGGACAGAATGGAGCACAAAATCAGGGCAGTTGCTACTAATGGTCGCTAG